In Equus przewalskii isolate Varuska chromosome 6, EquPr2, whole genome shotgun sequence, one DNA window encodes the following:
- the TRIP10 gene encoding cdc42-interacting protein 4 isoform X2, with product MKQERKMHFQEGRRAQQQLESGFKQLENSKRKFERDCREAEKAAQTAERLDQDINATKADVEKAKQQAHLRSHMAEESKNEYAAQLQRFNRDQAHFYFSQMPQIFDKLQDMDERRATHLGAGYGLLSDAELQVVPIIAKCLEGMKVAADAVDAKHDSQVLIELHKSGFARPGDVEFEDFSQPMNRAPSDSSLGTPSDGRPELRGPGRSRAKRWPFGKKNKPRPPPLSPLGGPLPSAMPNGPPSPRSGLDPLAILSEISKSVKPRLASFRSLRGSRGTVVTEDFSHLPPEQQRKRLQQQLEERNRELQKEIDQREALKKMKDVYEKTPQMGDPASLEPRITETLNNIERLKLEVQKYEAWLAEAESRVLSNRGDSLGRHARPPDPPASAPPDSGSNNNGSQDNKESSEEPPSEEGQDAPIYTEFDEDFEEEPASPIGHCVAIYHFEGSSEGTISMAEGEDLSLMEEDKGDGWTRVRRKQGGEGYVPTSYLRVTLN from the exons atgaaacaggagagaaagaTG CACTTCCAGGAGGGCCGCCGGGCCCAACAGCAGCTGGAAAGTGGCTTCAAACAGCTGGAGAAT AGTAAGCGTAAATTTGAGCGAGACTGCCGGGAGGCGGAGAAGGCAGCCCAGACGGCCGAGCGGCTAGACCAGGATATCAACGCCACCAAGGCCGATGTGGAGAAG GCCAAGCAACAAGCCCACCTTCGGAGCCACATggcagaagaaagcaaaaatgagtACGCAGCCCAACTACAGCGCTTCAACCGCGACCAGGCCCACTTCTACTTTTCCCAGATGCCCCAGATATTTGAT AAGCTGCAAGACATGGACGAGCGCCGGGCCACCCACCTGGGGGCTGGCTACGGGCTCCTGTCAGATGCTGAGCTGCAGGTGGTACCCATCATCGCCAAGTGTTTGGAGGGCATGAAGGTGGCTGCGGATGCTGTGGATGCCAAGCAC gactcCCAGGTCCTGATCGAACTGCACAAGTCAGGCTTCGCCCGCCCTGGCGACGTGGAATTCGAAGACTTCAGCCAGCCCATGAACCGCGCGCCCTCGGACAGCAGCCTGGGCACCCCCTCAGATGGACGGCCCGAGCTCCGGGGCCCGGGCCGCAGTCGTGCCAAACGCTGGCCCTTCGGCAAGAAGAACAAG CCGCgtcccccacccctctcccccctGGGGGGCCCCCTGCCCTCGGCAATGCCTAATGGACCCCCGTCCCCCCGCTCCGGCCTCGACCCCTTGGCCATACTGAGCGAGATCAGTAAGTCGGTCAAACCGCGGCTAGCATCCTTCCGCAGCCTTCGAGGCAGCCGTGGG ACAGTGGTGACTGAGGATTTCAGCCACTTGCCCCCAGAGCAACAGAGAAAGCGGCTTCAGCAGCAGCTGGAAGAACGGAATCGTGAACTACAGAAGGAGATCGACCAGAG GGAAGCcctgaagaaaatgaaggatGTATATGAGAAGACGCCCCAGATGGGGGACCCCGCCAGCTTGGAGCCCCGGATCACGGAAACCCTGAACAACATCGAAAGGCTGAAGTTGGAAGTGCAGAAGTATGAG GCTTGGCTAGCTGAAGCTGAGAGCCGGGTCCTGAGCAACCGGGGGGACAGCCTGGGCCGGCACGCCCGGCCTCCAGACCCCCCAGCCAGCGCCCCACCAGACAGCGGCAGCAACAACAACGGCTCCCAGGACAACAAGGAGAG CTCTGAAGAGCCTCCCTCCGAGGAGGGTCAGGACGCCCCCATCTACACGGAGTTCGATGAGGATTTTGAGGAGGAGCCCGCATCCCCCATAGGCCACTGTGTGGCCATCTACCACTTTGAAG GGTCCAGCGAGGGCACCATCTCCATGGCCGAGGGCGAAGACCTCAGTCTCATGGAAGAGGACAAAGGCGACGGCTGGACCCGGGTCAGGCGGAAACAGGGAGGCGAGGGCTATGTGCCCACCTCCTACCTCCGTGTCACGCTCAACTGA
- the TRIP10 gene encoding cdc42-interacting protein 4 isoform X3, whose amino-acid sequence MDWGTELWDQFEVLERHTQWGLDLLDRYAKFVKERTEVEQAYAKQLRNLVKKYLPKRPVKDDPESKFSQHQSFVQILQEVNDFAGQRELVAENLSVRVCLELAKYSQEMKQERKMHFQEGRRAQQQLESGFKQLENSKRKFERDCREAEKAAQTAERLDQDINATKADVEKAKQQAHLRSHMAEESKNEYAAQLQRFNRDQAHFYFSQMPQIFDKLQDMDERRATHLGAGYGLLSDAELQVVPIIAKCLEGMKVAADAVDAKHDSQVLIELHKSGFARPGDVEFEDFSQPMNRAPSDSSLGTPSDGRPELRGPGRSRAKRWPFGKKNKPRPPPLSPLGGPLPSAMPNGPPSPRSGLDPLAILSEISKSVKPRLASFRSLRGSRGTVVTEDFSHLPPEQQRKRLQQQLEERNRELQKEIDQREALKKMKDVYEKTPQMGDPASLEPRITETLNNIERLKLEVQKYEAWLAEAESRVLSNRGDSLGRHARPPDPPASAPPDSGSNNNGSQDNKESSEEPPSEEGQDAPIYTEFDEDFEEEPASPIGHCVAIYHFEGSSEGTISMAEGEDLSLMEEDKGDGWTRVRRKQGGEGYVPTSYLRVTLN is encoded by the exons ATGGACTGGGGCACCGAGCTGTGG GATCAGTTTGAGGTGCTGGAGCGGCACACGCAGTGGGGGCTGGACCTGTTGGACAGATACGCGAAGTTCGTGAAAGAGCGGACCGAGGTGGAACAGGCTTACGCGAAGCAGCTCAG GAACCTGGTGAAAAAATATCTGCCCAAGAGACCTGTTAAAGATGATCCCGAGTCCAA gttCAGCCAGCATCAGTCCTTCGTGCAGATTTTACAGGAGGTAAATGACTTCGCCGGCCAGCGGGAGCTGGTGGCCGAGAACCTCAGCGTCCGCGTGTGTCTCGAGCTGGCCAAGTACTCGCAGGAGatgaaacaggagagaaagaTG CACTTCCAGGAGGGCCGCCGGGCCCAACAGCAGCTGGAAAGTGGCTTCAAACAGCTGGAGAAT AGTAAGCGTAAATTTGAGCGAGACTGCCGGGAGGCGGAGAAGGCAGCCCAGACGGCCGAGCGGCTAGACCAGGATATCAACGCCACCAAGGCCGATGTGGAGAAG GCCAAGCAACAAGCCCACCTTCGGAGCCACATggcagaagaaagcaaaaatgagtACGCAGCCCAACTACAGCGCTTCAACCGCGACCAGGCCCACTTCTACTTTTCCCAGATGCCCCAGATATTTGAT AAGCTGCAAGACATGGACGAGCGCCGGGCCACCCACCTGGGGGCTGGCTACGGGCTCCTGTCAGATGCTGAGCTGCAGGTGGTACCCATCATCGCCAAGTGTTTGGAGGGCATGAAGGTGGCTGCGGATGCTGTGGATGCCAAGCAC gactcCCAGGTCCTGATCGAACTGCACAAGTCAGGCTTCGCCCGCCCTGGCGACGTGGAATTCGAAGACTTCAGCCAGCCCATGAACCGCGCGCCCTCGGACAGCAGCCTGGGCACCCCCTCAGATGGACGGCCCGAGCTCCGGGGCCCGGGCCGCAGTCGTGCCAAACGCTGGCCCTTCGGCAAGAAGAACAAG CCGCgtcccccacccctctcccccctGGGGGGCCCCCTGCCCTCGGCAATGCCTAATGGACCCCCGTCCCCCCGCTCCGGCCTCGACCCCTTGGCCATACTGAGCGAGATCAGTAAGTCGGTCAAACCGCGGCTAGCATCCTTCCGCAGCCTTCGAGGCAGCCGTGGG ACAGTGGTGACTGAGGATTTCAGCCACTTGCCCCCAGAGCAACAGAGAAAGCGGCTTCAGCAGCAGCTGGAAGAACGGAATCGTGAACTACAGAAGGAGATCGACCAGAG GGAAGCcctgaagaaaatgaaggatGTATATGAGAAGACGCCCCAGATGGGGGACCCCGCCAGCTTGGAGCCCCGGATCACGGAAACCCTGAACAACATCGAAAGGCTGAAGTTGGAAGTGCAGAAGTATGAG GCTTGGCTAGCTGAAGCTGAGAGCCGGGTCCTGAGCAACCGGGGGGACAGCCTGGGCCGGCACGCCCGGCCTCCAGACCCCCCAGCCAGCGCCCCACCAGACAGCGGCAGCAACAACAACGGCTCCCAGGACAACAAGGAGAG CTCTGAAGAGCCTCCCTCCGAGGAGGGTCAGGACGCCCCCATCTACACGGAGTTCGATGAGGATTTTGAGGAGGAGCCCGCATCCCCCATAGGCCACTGTGTGGCCATCTACCACTTTGAAG GGTCCAGCGAGGGCACCATCTCCATGGCCGAGGGCGAAGACCTCAGTCTCATGGAAGAGGACAAAGGCGACGGCTGGACCCGGGTCAGGCGGAAACAGGGAGGCGAGGGCTATGTGCCCACCTCCTACCTCCGTGTCACGCTCAACTGA
- the TRIP10 gene encoding cdc42-interacting protein 4 isoform X1: MDWGTELWDQFEVLERHTQWGLDLLDRYAKFVKERTEVEQAYAKQLRNLVKKYLPKRPVKDDPESKFSQHQSFVQILQEVNDFAGQRELVAENLSVRVCLELAKYSQEMKQERKMHFQEGRRAQQQLESGFKQLENSKRKFERDCREAEKAAQTAERLDQDINATKADVEKAKQQAHLRSHMAEESKNEYAAQLQRFNRDQAHFYFSQMPQIFDKLQDMDERRATHLGAGYGLLSDAELQVVPIIAKCLEGMKVAADAVDAKHDSQVLIELHKSGFARPGDVEFEDFSQPMNRAPSDSSLGTPSDGRPELRGPGRSRAKRWPFGKKNKTVVTEDFSHLPPEQQRKRLQQQLEERNRELQKEIDQREALKKMKDVYEKTPQMGDPASLEPRITETLNNIERLKLEVQKYEAWLAEAESRVLSNRGDSLGRHARPPDPPASAPPDSGSNNNGSQDNKESSEEPPSEEGQDAPIYTEFDEDFEEEPASPIGHCVAIYHFEGSSEGTISMAEGEDLSLMEEDKGDGWTRVRRKQGGEGYVPTSYLRVTLN; encoded by the exons ATGGACTGGGGCACCGAGCTGTGG GATCAGTTTGAGGTGCTGGAGCGGCACACGCAGTGGGGGCTGGACCTGTTGGACAGATACGCGAAGTTCGTGAAAGAGCGGACCGAGGTGGAACAGGCTTACGCGAAGCAGCTCAG GAACCTGGTGAAAAAATATCTGCCCAAGAGACCTGTTAAAGATGATCCCGAGTCCAA gttCAGCCAGCATCAGTCCTTCGTGCAGATTTTACAGGAGGTAAATGACTTCGCCGGCCAGCGGGAGCTGGTGGCCGAGAACCTCAGCGTCCGCGTGTGTCTCGAGCTGGCCAAGTACTCGCAGGAGatgaaacaggagagaaagaTG CACTTCCAGGAGGGCCGCCGGGCCCAACAGCAGCTGGAAAGTGGCTTCAAACAGCTGGAGAAT AGTAAGCGTAAATTTGAGCGAGACTGCCGGGAGGCGGAGAAGGCAGCCCAGACGGCCGAGCGGCTAGACCAGGATATCAACGCCACCAAGGCCGATGTGGAGAAG GCCAAGCAACAAGCCCACCTTCGGAGCCACATggcagaagaaagcaaaaatgagtACGCAGCCCAACTACAGCGCTTCAACCGCGACCAGGCCCACTTCTACTTTTCCCAGATGCCCCAGATATTTGAT AAGCTGCAAGACATGGACGAGCGCCGGGCCACCCACCTGGGGGCTGGCTACGGGCTCCTGTCAGATGCTGAGCTGCAGGTGGTACCCATCATCGCCAAGTGTTTGGAGGGCATGAAGGTGGCTGCGGATGCTGTGGATGCCAAGCAC gactcCCAGGTCCTGATCGAACTGCACAAGTCAGGCTTCGCCCGCCCTGGCGACGTGGAATTCGAAGACTTCAGCCAGCCCATGAACCGCGCGCCCTCGGACAGCAGCCTGGGCACCCCCTCAGATGGACGGCCCGAGCTCCGGGGCCCGGGCCGCAGTCGTGCCAAACGCTGGCCCTTCGGCAAGAAGAACAAG ACAGTGGTGACTGAGGATTTCAGCCACTTGCCCCCAGAGCAACAGAGAAAGCGGCTTCAGCAGCAGCTGGAAGAACGGAATCGTGAACTACAGAAGGAGATCGACCAGAG GGAAGCcctgaagaaaatgaaggatGTATATGAGAAGACGCCCCAGATGGGGGACCCCGCCAGCTTGGAGCCCCGGATCACGGAAACCCTGAACAACATCGAAAGGCTGAAGTTGGAAGTGCAGAAGTATGAG GCTTGGCTAGCTGAAGCTGAGAGCCGGGTCCTGAGCAACCGGGGGGACAGCCTGGGCCGGCACGCCCGGCCTCCAGACCCCCCAGCCAGCGCCCCACCAGACAGCGGCAGCAACAACAACGGCTCCCAGGACAACAAGGAGAG CTCTGAAGAGCCTCCCTCCGAGGAGGGTCAGGACGCCCCCATCTACACGGAGTTCGATGAGGATTTTGAGGAGGAGCCCGCATCCCCCATAGGCCACTGTGTGGCCATCTACCACTTTGAAG GGTCCAGCGAGGGCACCATCTCCATGGCCGAGGGCGAAGACCTCAGTCTCATGGAAGAGGACAAAGGCGACGGCTGGACCCGGGTCAGGCGGAAACAGGGAGGCGAGGGCTATGTGCCCACCTCCTACCTCCGTGTCACGCTCAACTGA